A single window of Micrococcaceae bacterium Sec5.1 DNA harbors:
- a CDS encoding DUF202 domain-containing protein, translating to MRDEQAGQLTMDVRDPGLQPERTTLAWRRTLISLVVVDLFIWRSWLTSEPSTGRVIAGLPGLDYQGICALMAAAATIVLACVVWVRSRQLHAGNEAASARLIFVSTLAVIGLGGTAIAAIALGG from the coding sequence TTGCGCGATGAGCAGGCGGGCCAGTTGACCATGGACGTCCGTGATCCTGGCCTTCAGCCTGAACGGACCACATTGGCTTGGCGGCGCACCCTCATTTCGCTCGTGGTGGTGGACCTGTTCATCTGGCGCAGTTGGCTTACCTCCGAGCCCTCCACCGGCCGTGTGATTGCGGGCCTTCCGGGGCTGGATTATCAAGGTATCTGCGCCCTCATGGCTGCTGCCGCCACCATTGTCCTGGCTTGTGTCGTGTGGGTCCGCTCACGGCAGCTTCATGCTGGAAACGAAGCAGCTTCGGCACGACTCATCTTTGTCAGCACCCTTGCCGTGATAGGGCTGGGCGGAACGGCGATCGCCGCCATCGCCTTGGGCGGCTAA
- the rph gene encoding ribonuclease PH: MTSEATATPVIRADGRTPDQLRPISITRGWSKQAEGSALIEFGNTRVLCTASLTEGVPRWLKGEGRGWVTAEYAMLPRATNTRSDRESVKGKIGGRTHEISRLIGRSLRSIIDTKALGENTIVLDCDVLQADGGTRTAAITGAYVALAEAIRFARENKLIARNAQPLVDTIAAVSVGIIDGVPMLDLPYVEDVRAETDMNVVVTGSGKFVEVQGTAEGAPFDRDELNALLDLALIGTGQLAAIQRETLAEAP; the protein is encoded by the coding sequence ATGACTTCTGAAGCTACAGCCACACCCGTTATCCGTGCCGACGGCCGGACTCCCGATCAACTGCGTCCCATCAGCATCACCCGCGGCTGGTCCAAGCAGGCTGAGGGCTCGGCGCTCATCGAGTTCGGCAACACCCGGGTATTGTGCACGGCTTCCCTGACCGAAGGCGTTCCCCGCTGGCTCAAGGGCGAGGGCCGTGGCTGGGTTACCGCCGAATACGCGATGCTTCCCCGGGCTACGAACACCCGATCCGATCGTGAGTCCGTGAAGGGCAAGATCGGGGGACGAACGCATGAGATCTCCCGCCTCATTGGCCGTTCGCTGCGCTCCATCATCGATACCAAAGCGCTGGGCGAGAACACGATCGTCCTGGACTGCGATGTCCTGCAGGCAGACGGCGGTACCCGCACCGCCGCCATCACAGGTGCCTATGTGGCGCTTGCCGAGGCGATCCGCTTTGCCCGCGAAAACAAGCTGATCGCCCGTAATGCCCAGCCGCTGGTGGACACGATTGCTGCCGTTTCGGTGGGCATCATCGATGGCGTGCCCATGCTTGACCTCCCGTACGTCGAGGACGTACGCGCTGAAACCGACATGAACGTGGTGGTCACCGGATCCGGCAAGTTTGTGGAGGTCCAGGGCACTGCCGAGGGCGCCCCGTTCGACCGCGATGAACTCAACGCCTTGCTGGACCTCGCCCTGATCGGCACGGGCCAGCTGGCGGCTATCCAGCGTGAGACGCTGGCGGAAGCTCCGTGA
- a CDS encoding DUF202 domain-containing protein, whose product MREPAWRRTGKTPDYRFSLANERTFLAWIRTSLALLAGSIAIDQLAPNIAPQPVRIVLCVLLSLIGAGLAALSYRRWGQMEAAMRNDEALPFSWVMLLMTIVVAVAACAFAVLILVAR is encoded by the coding sequence GTGCGTGAACCGGCTTGGCGACGAACAGGCAAGACACCTGACTACAGGTTCTCCTTGGCGAACGAACGCACCTTCCTTGCCTGGATCCGTACTTCTTTGGCATTGCTGGCAGGGTCTATTGCCATTGATCAGTTGGCTCCGAACATTGCCCCGCAGCCTGTAAGGATCGTCCTCTGTGTCCTCCTGTCCCTTATCGGAGCAGGCCTGGCTGCGCTGTCCTACCGCAGGTGGGGGCAGATGGAAGCTGCCATGCGCAACGACGAAGCCTTGCCGTTCTCCTGGGTCATGCTGCTCATGACGATCGTGGTGGCCGTGGCGGCATGCGCTTTCGCCGTGTTGATTTTGGTGGCGCGATGA
- a CDS encoding aquaporin, translating to MTSPMQTTTDHEPGLFARLSAEAVGSMFVVLVAVGVSIFSNPSSAPLPAALATGLTVTVAMLAFGHVSGGHFNPIITLGNLIAGRIRAVAAVAYLAAQIIGSVIGAALAYVVVLTVPVLTDARAAFGSVAAGYGEHAAAQTQMAGVLIVEVVGSALLVAVFLGATAGRRAFPAVAPFAVGLCVAVLLQFGQVLGNLPFNPARATALAFFSPSWALGGLWLFWVAPLMGAALAGLAFRGFGYASADSNVADDVPLTSVPTSEDEHLDVDDTDDFRAEAEEVETSTVRKEAAADDARDFFDGKKG from the coding sequence ATGACCTCTCCTATGCAAACCACGACCGACCACGAACCGGGGCTGTTCGCGCGGCTGTCGGCTGAAGCCGTCGGTTCGATGTTTGTAGTGCTCGTGGCCGTGGGTGTGTCGATCTTCTCGAACCCTTCCTCAGCGCCCCTACCCGCAGCCCTTGCGACCGGCCTGACAGTGACAGTTGCCATGCTTGCGTTCGGTCATGTTTCCGGCGGTCACTTCAATCCAATAATCACGTTGGGCAACCTGATTGCCGGCCGTATCCGCGCGGTGGCGGCTGTTGCCTACCTTGCGGCTCAAATCATCGGCAGCGTGATCGGCGCAGCTCTGGCCTACGTAGTGGTTCTCACGGTTCCGGTCTTGACGGATGCGCGGGCGGCCTTCGGCTCTGTGGCAGCGGGTTATGGCGAGCATGCTGCTGCCCAAACCCAGATGGCAGGGGTCTTGATCGTTGAGGTTGTTGGCTCCGCCTTGCTGGTTGCGGTATTCCTTGGAGCGACTGCCGGACGCCGTGCCTTTCCTGCCGTGGCTCCCTTTGCTGTAGGCCTTTGCGTCGCCGTGTTGCTGCAGTTTGGCCAGGTCCTTGGCAACCTTCCGTTTAATCCCGCACGCGCAACTGCGCTGGCTTTCTTCAGCCCTTCCTGGGCCTTGGGTGGATTGTGGCTCTTCTGGGTTGCTCCACTCATGGGGGCCGCACTGGCCGGACTGGCCTTCCGTGGCTTTGGCTACGCCTCCGCGGATTCCAACGTCGCAGATGACGTGCCGTTGACGTCAGTCCCAACCAGCGAGGATGAGCACCTGGATGTGGATGACACAGACGATTTCCGGGCAGAGGCAGAGGAAGTGGAGACCAGCACCGTTCGGAAAGAAGCTGCCGCAGATGACGCACGCGACTTCTTTGACGGAAAGAAGGGCTAG
- a CDS encoding SMC family ATPase produces the protein MRIHRLEIEAFGPFATAQHIDFDQLSAQGLFLLNGATGAGKTSILDAICFALYGSVPGARQEGKRLRSDHAAPGAEPRVVCEFSARGRRFEVSRSPAWERPSTRGRNGFTTQQAKTLLREWVSGVWEEKSSRNDEVGAELSELLGMDRDQFTRVVMLPQGDFAAFLRSKANDRLELLQKLFGTQRFESVEKQIARQAAEASRAVQDNAAELKMLLGRAAAEREQLGLSDALANVETAVEAPEAWLAALEMELLEEGGRRKDEATAADARAIRLAEQLQEDQEKAQRHARLAAGMQRRVLHELAAARALENKEKLGGHRRAAVLGGQLDALDATERKYRSALADRDRSREQLESQGLDAAHPVAALETVKTTLAVLEARLPDERRMEDVATRLAAKRKEHSSHLAAAEAAAESLQRLRAEETAVKAGMEDLEPSAARVDDMEREAAAAAELVSVVSRHEAAAAESKDLTERHARARNKMQDLRQAWLDVREARLANAAGELAAALVPGQPCAVCGSNEHPNPAAAARSALSIAQEEEEASKLFEASEKALGRIAEEVSRAAQLLAGLAAQGGSADPEECAARLLASEAAAIEARKASGALDKLRKRHEDLNKRITLLQEDHTGSTNAALQASSAVELLQEQYLALEEELAGLRQGFASLRERAEALTSQRVLLQAAVDAANELERAGAARLEALAALERALPGSGFSSIEDVRRQLMSPADVVALEKALADFEAEAARLDELFAGEELVMATKEVSIGELPLPEDEIRVAKTEAAHAMEAAKALALSAGLASKAVRSLQKIRAEYQNTAEAGREPREYANVLGGLADTLRGAGDNNYRMSLNSYVLAARLEQVAIAASERLVAMSDGRYTLQHTDARAARNQKSGLGLEVVDEWTGQRRDTSTLSGGESFMASLSLALGLADVVQQEAGGVDIETLFVDEGFGSLDEQALEQVMDALEGLRDGGRVVGLVSHVAEMKQRISSQLHVVKGRHGSTVVIAEAMPA, from the coding sequence GTGAGGATCCATCGACTCGAAATTGAGGCTTTCGGGCCCTTTGCCACTGCGCAGCACATTGATTTTGATCAACTCAGTGCACAGGGGTTGTTTCTGCTCAACGGCGCCACCGGGGCTGGCAAGACCAGCATCCTCGACGCCATCTGTTTCGCCCTCTATGGCTCCGTTCCGGGTGCACGCCAGGAAGGTAAGCGCCTCCGCAGCGATCATGCGGCGCCAGGTGCCGAACCGCGTGTGGTGTGCGAATTTTCGGCCCGGGGCAGGCGCTTTGAAGTCAGCCGTTCCCCTGCATGGGAACGCCCCAGCACCCGCGGTCGGAACGGCTTCACTACCCAACAAGCCAAGACACTGCTCCGCGAGTGGGTTTCGGGGGTCTGGGAGGAAAAATCTTCGCGTAATGACGAAGTAGGCGCCGAGCTTTCCGAGCTTTTGGGTATGGACCGGGACCAGTTCACGCGCGTTGTGATGCTTCCCCAAGGTGACTTTGCCGCGTTCCTGCGCTCCAAAGCCAATGATCGGCTCGAGCTCCTCCAAAAACTCTTTGGGACGCAGCGATTCGAGTCCGTGGAGAAGCAAATTGCGCGGCAGGCGGCCGAAGCTTCGCGCGCTGTGCAGGACAATGCTGCTGAACTTAAGATGCTGCTTGGCAGGGCAGCCGCGGAACGGGAGCAGCTTGGCCTTTCCGATGCGCTGGCAAATGTAGAGACAGCTGTCGAGGCGCCTGAGGCATGGCTCGCGGCCTTGGAGATGGAGTTGCTGGAAGAAGGTGGGCGACGTAAAGACGAGGCCACCGCAGCTGATGCCCGAGCCATACGGCTTGCGGAACAACTTCAGGAGGACCAGGAGAAGGCCCAACGGCATGCCAGGCTTGCTGCTGGGATGCAGCGGCGGGTCCTGCATGAACTAGCTGCTGCGCGGGCACTGGAAAACAAGGAAAAGCTCGGAGGACATCGCCGTGCGGCTGTCCTTGGGGGACAACTGGACGCCTTGGACGCCACGGAGCGTAAGTACCGGTCTGCCTTGGCGGATAGAGACAGATCCCGGGAGCAGCTTGAATCCCAGGGCCTGGACGCGGCACATCCTGTTGCTGCGCTGGAGACAGTAAAGACCACCCTTGCCGTCCTGGAAGCCCGCCTTCCAGATGAGCGGCGCATGGAGGACGTGGCCACCCGGCTCGCAGCCAAACGAAAAGAGCACTCCAGCCATCTGGCGGCCGCCGAAGCAGCAGCAGAATCCCTGCAACGCCTTCGAGCCGAGGAAACAGCGGTGAAGGCCGGGATGGAAGACCTGGAACCCTCAGCTGCCCGCGTCGATGACATGGAACGGGAGGCGGCCGCTGCGGCCGAACTAGTGTCGGTTGTGTCCCGTCATGAAGCTGCCGCCGCCGAGTCGAAGGATCTCACTGAGCGCCACGCCCGTGCTCGCAACAAAATGCAGGACCTCAGGCAAGCGTGGCTTGATGTGAGGGAGGCACGCTTGGCCAATGCGGCCGGTGAGCTCGCGGCAGCCCTTGTGCCTGGACAGCCCTGTGCCGTTTGTGGCAGCAACGAGCACCCAAATCCCGCCGCCGCAGCTCGTTCGGCACTTTCCATCGCCCAGGAAGAGGAAGAAGCCAGCAAACTATTTGAGGCCAGCGAGAAGGCGCTGGGACGCATCGCGGAAGAGGTATCTAGAGCCGCACAGTTGCTGGCAGGCCTGGCTGCCCAGGGTGGCTCCGCAGATCCAGAAGAATGCGCCGCCCGCTTGCTCGCATCCGAAGCTGCGGCGATCGAAGCCCGAAAGGCCTCAGGCGCGTTGGATAAGCTCCGCAAACGGCATGAGGATCTCAACAAACGCATTACCCTCCTGCAGGAGGATCATACCGGGTCAACGAATGCCGCTTTGCAAGCAAGCTCTGCTGTCGAGTTACTCCAGGAGCAGTACCTTGCGCTTGAAGAGGAGCTAGCAGGCCTGAGGCAGGGCTTCGCCAGCCTTCGTGAGCGGGCAGAAGCTCTCACGTCCCAGCGGGTGCTGCTTCAGGCTGCTGTGGATGCCGCGAACGAACTCGAACGTGCCGGGGCTGCGCGCCTGGAGGCGCTCGCTGCGCTGGAAAGGGCCCTGCCCGGGTCCGGTTTTTCATCAATCGAAGATGTGCGTCGCCAGCTCATGTCACCCGCGGATGTTGTGGCATTGGAGAAAGCCCTCGCGGATTTCGAGGCCGAAGCTGCCCGACTGGATGAACTGTTTGCCGGCGAGGAACTCGTCATGGCAACGAAGGAAGTCAGCATCGGCGAACTTCCCCTTCCGGAGGACGAAATCAGGGTCGCCAAGACTGAGGCTGCCCACGCCATGGAAGCAGCCAAGGCATTGGCGCTTTCCGCGGGGCTCGCGAGCAAAGCTGTCCGGTCTCTGCAGAAGATCCGCGCTGAGTATCAAAACACTGCCGAGGCAGGAAGGGAACCGCGCGAGTATGCCAACGTGTTGGGTGGGCTGGCGGACACGCTTCGTGGCGCAGGAGATAACAACTACCGCATGAGCTTGAACAGCTATGTCCTGGCTGCTCGGCTGGAGCAAGTGGCCATCGCAGCTTCGGAGAGGCTCGTCGCCATGAGCGATGGTCGCTACACCTTGCAACACACTGACGCCCGGGCTGCACGCAACCAGAAATCCGGTCTCGGACTGGAAGTGGTGGATGAATGGACGGGCCAGCGCCGTGACACGTCCACGCTCTCCGGCGGAGAGTCCTTCATGGCCTCCTTGTCATTGGCCCTTGGCCTGGCTGATGTTGTACAGCAGGAGGCCGGTGGAGTGGACATTGAAACGCTCTTTGTCGATGAAGGGTTTGGAAGCCTGGACGAGCAAGCCTTGGAACAGGTGATGGATGCCTTGGAGGGTTTGCGCGACGGCGGCAGGGTTGTCGGGCTGGTCAGCCACGTGGCAGAAATGAAGCAGCGCATCAGCAGCCAGTTGCACGTGGTCAAAGGCCGCCATGGTTCCACGGTGGTTATTGCCGAAGCAATGCCTGCCTGA
- a CDS encoding ADP-ribosylglycohydrolase family protein, protein MSFEAPSPAAPSFESRVHGTLLGGALGDSLGYAVEFDRLDAIRARYGSAGLTSFDQLDAVGQFSDDTQMTLYTVDGLVDALEWANDGVAADEIACLWLAYLRWLATQDVAVSPSAPVPQPRWIDGQEVLRHRRAPGNTCLSGLASGDMGTVARPVNPDSKGCGTVMRSAPFGLVPHISREAVYKLSSDAASLTHGHASARLSAAAFSLLIHNIVAGNGIRTAARAALDYVSGVPTKAPELSERLEAALRLSLEPTPLSPEKLVTTLGEGWVAEEALAVGLYAVLSTQGSEPTEHFRKAVAVAINHSGDSDSTGSIAGNILGAYYGEACLPGQWLGALEGTEVIRGMADRLLAVTTG, encoded by the coding sequence ATGAGTTTTGAAGCGCCCTCCCCCGCCGCCCCGTCGTTTGAATCCCGCGTCCACGGGACGCTGCTGGGAGGGGCGTTGGGTGACTCCCTTGGCTACGCAGTGGAGTTCGACCGGCTTGATGCAATTCGTGCCCGTTACGGTTCCGCCGGGCTCACGTCCTTTGACCAGCTCGACGCCGTCGGCCAGTTTTCGGACGACACGCAAATGACGCTGTACACAGTGGATGGGCTGGTGGACGCCCTCGAATGGGCCAATGACGGTGTCGCGGCCGACGAGATCGCCTGCCTTTGGCTGGCCTACCTTCGCTGGCTCGCAACCCAGGACGTCGCCGTTTCCCCTTCCGCTCCCGTTCCACAACCGCGGTGGATTGATGGCCAGGAAGTCCTGCGCCATCGTCGGGCCCCGGGAAACACGTGCCTCAGCGGATTGGCCTCAGGAGACATGGGCACAGTAGCCAGGCCAGTCAATCCCGATTCCAAGGGTTGCGGCACTGTCATGCGTTCAGCACCCTTTGGACTCGTGCCCCATATCTCCCGTGAAGCCGTCTACAAACTCAGTTCAGATGCTGCATCGTTGACGCATGGACACGCGTCAGCGCGGTTGAGCGCTGCTGCCTTCAGCTTGTTGATCCACAATATTGTGGCCGGCAACGGCATCCGTACGGCAGCTAGGGCCGCCCTGGACTACGTGAGCGGCGTGCCCACCAAAGCTCCCGAACTGTCTGAGCGTTTGGAAGCGGCATTGAGGTTGTCATTGGAGCCCACTCCCCTCAGTCCCGAAAAACTCGTAACCACGCTGGGTGAGGGCTGGGTGGCGGAGGAGGCACTCGCCGTCGGGCTTTATGCCGTCCTGTCCACGCAAGGGAGTGAGCCGACGGAACATTTCCGCAAGGCTGTCGCGGTGGCCATCAACCACAGTGGGGACAGCGATTCCACTGGTTCCATCGCGGGAAACATACTGGGCGCCTACTACGGCGAAGCGTGCCTTCCTGGCCAATGGCTCGGGGCGCTGGAAGGCACGGAGGTCATTCGCGGCATGGCGGATAGGCTGCTTGCTGTCACCACAGGCTGA
- a CDS encoding VTT domain-containing protein produces MSDLAVSTFGGAGPVRPPMASFLPDWLNPDVFLRDSPLGPWVILLVCAIVFAETGLLVGFFLPGDSMLFTAGLLVSTGAIHFNLWGMCAFIIVAAILGNQTGYLIGSKAGPSIFNRPDSRLFKRENVESAHAFFEKHGGKALVLARFVPIIRTFVPVIVGVAQMDKRKFFLFNVIGAVLWGGGVTLLGAWLGQFDLVGKNIDIIFIVIVLISVIPIIIEVTRGVVAKRKAATEGSNPVEEFIEEHEGGKHREK; encoded by the coding sequence ATGAGCGATTTAGCCGTATCCACTTTCGGAGGCGCAGGACCGGTGCGTCCACCCATGGCCTCGTTCCTGCCCGACTGGCTGAACCCAGACGTTTTCCTGCGCGACTCTCCGCTCGGTCCCTGGGTGATACTTCTGGTCTGCGCTATCGTCTTCGCTGAAACCGGGCTTCTGGTGGGATTCTTTCTTCCGGGCGACTCGATGCTTTTCACGGCCGGACTTCTGGTTTCGACAGGCGCCATTCACTTCAATTTGTGGGGAATGTGCGCATTCATCATCGTGGCAGCCATCCTCGGTAATCAGACGGGCTATCTCATCGGCTCAAAGGCCGGCCCTTCCATCTTCAACCGGCCGGACTCCAGGCTGTTCAAGAGAGAAAACGTTGAAAGCGCCCACGCCTTCTTTGAGAAGCACGGCGGAAAGGCGTTGGTCCTGGCCAGGTTCGTCCCCATCATCCGCACGTTCGTGCCTGTGATCGTCGGCGTCGCCCAGATGGACAAGCGCAAATTCTTCCTCTTCAACGTCATCGGCGCCGTTCTCTGGGGTGGCGGAGTCACCCTACTCGGTGCTTGGCTGGGACAGTTTGATCTGGTCGGAAAGAACATTGACATCATCTTCATCGTCATTGTCCTGATCTCGGTCATTCCCATCATCATCGAGGTAACCCGCGGCGTCGTGGCCAAGCGTAAGGCTGCCACGGAAGGCAGCAACCCCGTGGAGGAATTCATCGAGGAGCACGAAGGCGGAAAGCACCGCGAGAAGTAA
- a CDS encoding DUF4395 domain-containing protein, whose protein sequence is MTKDNLSQSSARQAVGPGKAGVDWRVVFAFPNPVNEYAARITAGLVVLLAVATLLTGSALGLLAVAIGFWLRVLFGPRISPLALLSVKVLAPRIGHAKLVAGPPKRFAQGIGAALSSAAVVLYFTGFQPAAWILLALLIVAASLEAFVGFCLGCAIFGILQRRGLIPAEVCEACENIALRRT, encoded by the coding sequence ATGACCAAGGACAACCTGTCCCAGTCATCGGCACGCCAAGCCGTTGGCCCAGGGAAAGCCGGCGTTGATTGGCGCGTCGTGTTCGCCTTTCCCAACCCGGTCAATGAATACGCGGCCCGGATCACGGCCGGGCTGGTTGTGCTGCTGGCTGTCGCAACCTTGCTGACAGGCTCGGCCCTGGGACTGCTCGCTGTGGCAATCGGCTTCTGGCTCCGCGTCCTTTTCGGCCCTCGGATTTCGCCGCTCGCCTTGCTCTCCGTCAAGGTTCTTGCGCCGCGGATCGGACACGCCAAGCTGGTGGCCGGTCCTCCCAAGCGCTTCGCGCAAGGCATCGGAGCCGCTTTGAGCAGTGCCGCCGTCGTACTGTATTTCACAGGGTTCCAGCCTGCTGCCTGGATCCTTCTCGCGCTGTTGATCGTGGCGGCGTCGCTTGAGGCGTTCGTGGGCTTTTGCCTGGGTTGCGCGATCTTTGGAATCCTCCAGCGTCGCGGACTGATTCCCGCGGAGGTTTGCGAAGCCTGCGAAAATATCGCCCTGCGTCGTACCTGA
- a CDS encoding exonuclease SbcCD subunit D produces MRLLHTSDWHLGRSFHGVGMLEAQRGFVDQLVSFVEAKSVDVVLIAGDVYDRALPGLDVVKLLDDALVRITQAGATVVLTSGNHDSAIRLGFASRLLERGGVHLRTRVEDLDVPVLVPFGKDGEGSATLAIYGIPYLEPRLVAERLEVETASHYEVTREATDRIRRDLQDRRASGAVHPVVLAHTFASGGITSDSERDLSIGGLGAVPLDLFEDFAYTALGHLHGRQELAPNVRYSGSPLAYSFSEAKHCKGGWLVDIDADGSIGVQEVLWEAARSLGVLRGKLNDLLESDEHAWAEAAYCQITLTDAERPAQAMEQLRTRFPDTLVLSFDPEGAGTKDKVSYSSRLAAAQDDLEVCCGFLEHVRERSPGAAEEAALRAALEAVRLEEAEL; encoded by the coding sequence ATGCGGTTACTCCATACCTCCGATTGGCATCTCGGTCGGTCATTCCACGGCGTTGGCATGCTTGAAGCCCAGCGCGGTTTTGTGGACCAGCTCGTGTCCTTCGTAGAAGCGAAGTCTGTAGACGTCGTCCTCATCGCGGGTGACGTCTATGATCGCGCCCTGCCTGGACTCGATGTCGTCAAACTTCTCGACGACGCCTTGGTCCGTATTACCCAAGCCGGGGCCACCGTAGTGCTCACCAGCGGCAACCACGATTCCGCCATTCGGCTGGGATTCGCGTCCCGCTTGCTCGAACGTGGCGGCGTTCACCTCAGGACAAGGGTGGAGGACCTGGACGTTCCCGTGCTCGTTCCCTTCGGAAAAGATGGGGAGGGCAGCGCCACACTTGCGATCTATGGGATTCCCTACTTGGAACCGCGGCTTGTCGCGGAGCGGCTGGAAGTGGAGACCGCGAGTCATTACGAGGTCACCCGTGAAGCGACCGATCGGATTCGGCGGGACCTCCAGGACCGCCGTGCATCAGGCGCAGTGCATCCGGTGGTCCTTGCACACACTTTTGCCAGTGGAGGTATCACTTCTGACAGTGAACGGGACTTGAGCATCGGAGGGTTGGGCGCAGTGCCCCTGGATCTCTTCGAGGATTTTGCCTACACCGCACTTGGTCACTTGCACGGCCGGCAGGAACTTGCCCCGAATGTCCGCTACTCCGGCTCCCCACTGGCTTATTCGTTCTCCGAAGCAAAACATTGCAAGGGCGGTTGGTTGGTTGATATCGATGCCGATGGAAGCATCGGTGTCCAGGAAGTTCTTTGGGAAGCTGCCAGGAGCCTGGGCGTGTTGAGAGGCAAGCTGAACGATCTCCTTGAATCAGACGAGCACGCCTGGGCTGAAGCTGCCTATTGCCAAATCACCCTCACGGATGCCGAGCGGCCCGCCCAGGCTATGGAGCAGCTCCGAACCCGTTTTCCTGACACCTTGGTTCTGTCCTTCGACCCCGAGGGTGCTGGGACCAAAGACAAGGTCAGTTACAGCAGCAGGCTCGCTGCCGCCCAGGACGACCTCGAGGTCTGCTGCGGATTCCTGGAACACGTTCGGGAGCGCAGTCCCGGAGCTGCGGAAGAGGCTGCCCTGCGCGCCGCCCTCGAGGCCGTGCGCCTGGAGGAGGCTGAACTGTGA
- a CDS encoding exonuclease domain-containing protein, whose protein sequence is MALDFTAIDFETANGFRGSPCSVGLSKVRGGVVVEEASWLMRPPENHDHFEFHNTRIHGIRAEDVAGRPRFGDLFPEIGAFIGNDVLAAHNAAFDLGVIRSGLEVSGLAGPAYEYVCTVMLSRRCYSLVSNSLPYAAEEAGVPLVNHHDAAEDARACAGILVDIARRNNANSIAELYLSLGLTLPRQPAFDPMSGLSKPTLAALAGKALAGTGLAGKKATSPAEQNLEGALNGSGRPFSAWPEEGPNPLPNPTAEPGHPLFGQTVVFTGDLIMTRPEAKSRAAEMGARPESRVTARTTVLVVGDGFVAGDLRAGRLTGKAKRVLELHAKGQQIEVVSEGEFLQMVGGN, encoded by the coding sequence GTGGCATTGGACTTTACGGCGATCGACTTTGAAACAGCCAACGGCTTCAGGGGGTCGCCGTGTTCGGTTGGCCTCAGCAAAGTCCGTGGCGGTGTGGTGGTGGAAGAAGCCTCCTGGCTCATGCGGCCGCCGGAGAACCATGACCACTTCGAGTTTCACAACACCCGCATCCACGGCATCCGTGCCGAAGATGTTGCCGGCCGTCCCAGGTTCGGGGACCTCTTCCCTGAAATTGGCGCCTTCATCGGCAACGATGTTCTAGCGGCACACAACGCAGCCTTTGATCTCGGCGTTATCCGATCCGGCTTGGAGGTTTCCGGGCTTGCGGGCCCAGCTTACGAATACGTCTGCACCGTGATGCTGTCCCGCCGCTGCTACTCCTTGGTGTCCAACTCCCTGCCGTATGCAGCGGAGGAAGCTGGAGTACCCCTGGTCAACCACCACGATGCCGCCGAGGACGCACGCGCCTGTGCAGGAATCCTGGTGGACATCGCCCGTCGGAACAACGCCAACAGCATCGCCGAACTCTATCTTTCGCTGGGTCTCACGTTGCCCAGGCAACCTGCCTTCGATCCCATGAGTGGCCTCTCCAAGCCCACCCTTGCTGCTCTCGCAGGCAAGGCTCTCGCAGGCACGGGACTCGCGGGTAAAAAGGCAACTAGCCCTGCGGAGCAAAACCTGGAAGGCGCCCTGAACGGTTCGGGTCGTCCATTCTCGGCGTGGCCCGAGGAAGGCCCCAATCCGTTGCCGAATCCCACAGCCGAACCGGGGCATCCGCTGTTCGGCCAAACGGTGGTCTTCACGGGCGACCTCATCATGACCCGTCCGGAGGCAAAGTCCCGTGCTGCAGAGATGGGGGCAAGGCCTGAAAGCAGGGTGACCGCACGCACTACTGTCCTTGTGGTGGGCGACGGGTTCGTGGCCGGAGACCTGCGCGCTGGACGGCTTACAGGAAAGGCGAAGCGGGTTTTGGAACTTCACGCGAAAGGTCAGCAGATCGAAGTTGTCTCGGAAGGGGAATTCCTGCAAATGGTGGGCGGGAACTAG
- a CDS encoding non-canonical purine NTP pyrophosphatase, with amino-acid sequence MKELRELLRGQVPGLDVDTQVVDAAAVGAPDVAETGVTFAENSLLKARAVAEATGLVAIADDSGLAVDVLGGAPGIFSARWSGKHGDDAANLRLLLAQLSDVPDAFRGAAFVCAAALAVPGADGITHETVEYGQLEGTLLREPRGERGFGYDPVLQPVGMDRSCAELTSEEKNAISHRGQAFRALLPAIVAALSGVHSS; translated from the coding sequence CTGAAGGAACTCCGCGAGCTGCTGCGCGGTCAGGTTCCAGGGCTCGACGTCGATACCCAGGTGGTGGATGCAGCTGCGGTTGGTGCGCCGGACGTAGCCGAAACCGGGGTCACTTTTGCTGAGAATTCACTCCTGAAGGCGCGTGCCGTGGCTGAGGCAACGGGTTTGGTGGCCATCGCCGACGACTCGGGCCTGGCCGTTGATGTCCTGGGCGGTGCTCCCGGCATCTTCTCCGCCAGGTGGTCCGGAAAGCACGGGGACGACGCAGCGAACCTGCGATTGCTGCTCGCCCAGCTCTCCGATGTGCCTGACGCCTTCCGCGGGGCAGCTTTTGTCTGCGCGGCCGCCTTGGCAGTGCCCGGAGCAGATGGCATCACCCACGAAACGGTTGAGTACGGGCAGCTCGAAGGTACGCTGTTGCGCGAGCCACGGGGCGAGCGTGGGTTCGGGTATGACCCCGTGCTCCAGCCGGTGGGAATGGACCGCAGCTGCGCCGAGCTGACATCCGAGGAAAAGAACGCCATCAGCCATCGAGGCCAGGCATTCCGGGCTTTGCTCCCCGCGATCGTTGCTGCACTCTCGGGTGTTCATTCCAGTTAG